From the Hevea brasiliensis isolate MT/VB/25A 57/8 chromosome 15, ASM3005281v1, whole genome shotgun sequence genome, one window contains:
- the LOC110645480 gene encoding BTB/POZ domain-containing protein At1g63850 has protein sequence MMPSNPKKRQRVIHRRHFSTATTAHLSSTAVLIDSFCDRTVTETSQKLRRTSSHPLFSSSSSSSSASTTAADTSFNDPTTADVILRLFLDPTAPFTDSDDSVSAVDGQSDVQIYLHSQVLRRAKYFSALLSDRWQHNSAIESSNPISDGKNFTCLKYGVPPTQGSFDIHLTVLELLYNDDLSTIINSASVALDILPVALELLFEDCVKNCVKFLEAVPWSEEEEKRVLTLIPFLREEESEELLARFSPGKDNSCEEMLHGLILSAIHNHPNMAFVKAFVAKLLRDFSSRESARRVLGRAFEESLKIVKESLEEYSSPDFRGDHNETEAIQRLNLHKALTNGKHLLWLLERMIELRVADSAVKDWSEQPALTADLQRAFRDDAWRNIVPGLPAVLLRCTSKLANAVAAGTILAARQVRMKLVKDWLPVLIVCRDNVSPMLPSHKSLYIELEETFLRIISTLPMSEAQELLQQCLSFSTRNVEDCPHLVSAFNTWFRRAMRPLQRNLF, from the exons ATGATGCCATCAAACCCCAAAAAGCGGCAGCGCGTGATCCACCGCCGCCACTTCTCTACAGCCACCACCGCGCATCTCTCCTCCACCGCCGTCCTTATTGATTCCTTCTGCGACAGAACCGTCACAGAAACCTCCCAGAAGCTCCGCCGCACATCCTCTCATCCCCTCTTCTCATCTTCATCCTCATCCTCATCCGCCTCCACCACCGCCGCCGACACCTCGTTCAACGATCCCACTACAGCTGATGTCATCCTTCGCCTTTTTCTGGACCCAACAGCTCCCTTCACCGACTCTGATGATTCAGTTTCCGCAGTCGATGGCCAATCCGACGTCCAGATCTACCTCCATTCCCAAGTCCTCCGCCGCGCCAAGTATTTCTCTGCCCTCTTATCCGACCGCTGGCAACACAATTCCGCCATTGAATCCAGTAATCCCATTTCCGATGGCAAGAATTTTACTTGTCTCAAATATGGAGTCCCGCCTACTCAAGGCTCCTTCGATATTCACTTAACCGTGCTTGAACTCCTTTACAATGACGATTTAAGCACCATAATCAACTCTGCATCTGTGGCGCTTGATATTCTACCGGTGGCCTTGGAATTGTTGTTCGAGGATTGCGTGAAGAATTGCGTTAAATTCCTCGAAGCAGTCCCGTGGAGCGAGGAGGAGGAGAAGCGTGTGCTTACCTTGATTCCTTTTTTGCGCGAGGAAGAATCTGAAGAGCTCTTAGCTAGGTTTTCTCCAGGGAAGGATAATTCATGCGAGGAAATGCTTCACGGATTGATCTTGTCAGCAATTCATAACCACCCAAACATGGCGTTTGTGAAGGCGTTTGTGGCGAAACTGTTGAGGGATTTTTCGTCCAGGGAGTCGGCGAGGAGGGTTTTGGGGAGAGCTTTTGAGGAGAGTTTGAAGATTGTGAAGGAATCGCTAGAGGAGTATTCGAGTCCTGATTTTAGAGGGGACCATAATGAGACAGAGGCGATACAAAGGCTTAATTTGCACAAGGCCTTGACCAATGGGAAGCATTTGCTGTGGCTGCTGGAGAGGATGATTGAACTGAGGGTGGCCGATAGTGCGGTGAAGGACTGGAGTGAGCAGCCGGCTTTAACCGCTGATTTGCAGCGCGCTTTTCGGGATGATGCCTGGAGGAATATTGTCCCGGGTCTTCCTGCTGTTCTGCTTCGTTGCACATCTAAACTTGCCAATGCGGTTGCTGCTGGGACCATTTTGGCTGCTAGACAG GTGAGGATGAAGCTTGTAAAGGACTGGCTTCCTGTTCTTATTGTATGCAGAGACAATGTATCGCCGATGTTGCCTAGTCACAAGTCACTGTACATAGAGCTGGAGGAGACATTCCTTAGAATTATCTCTACGTTGCCCATGTCTGAGGCACAAGAGTTGTTGCAGCAATGCCTCAGCTTTTCAACTCGAAATGTTGAAGATTGTCCTCATTTGGTCTCTGCGTTCAACACCTGGTTCCGCCGTGCAATGCGGCCCTTACAAAGGAACCTTTTTTAG
- the LOC110645481 gene encoding uncharacterized protein At1g01500 yields the protein MENSLGTSNGNGLLGNGPTTTRHSSYYPSNKVSIPWLDLRVFYVRVSKCEIDDSTPEYLTVNHFPLHPDTLLEINGVRTSVNSDEPSILLRRDRLDKKSEETTFVSTDSIRITGTVEFKVFDRDVLMLSGVLEMCNTNGLMGESRGHSQRWNMSCKSDVTVGTSFPKAKQSLGLDSASPTFEVYVAGSFSGTPIILTKTLQLSFRKKQIRKGMLDSIPEYEATESLDHASSRIPLQLSEYSNHKPENEDCNHFYSGTEYLEGEDAELSWFNAGVRVGVGIGLSICLGIGIGVGLLVQTYQGTTRNFRRRLP from the exons ATGGAGAATTCCTTAGGAACGTCTAATGGAAATGGGCTATTGGGCAATGGCCCTACAACTACAAGACACAGTTCTTATTATCCCAGCAATAAGGTTTCGATACCTTGGCTTGATTTAAGAGTATTCTATGTTCGTGTTAGCAAATGTGAGATTGATGACTCAACTCCTGAATACCTTACAGTAAACCACTTTCCATTACACCCTGATACGCTTCTTGAAATAAATGGTGTTAGAACTTCTGTCAACTCTGATGAGCCATCAATCCTTCTTAGGAGAGATAGGTTGGATAAGAAGTCGGAAGAAACTACATTTGTTAGTACTGATAGCATAAGGATTACTGGGACTGTGGAGTTTAAGGtctttgatagggatgttctcatGTTATCTGGGGTTCTTGAAATGTGTAATACTAATGGTCTTATGGGGGAATCAAGAGGCCATAGCCAGAGATGGAACATGAGTTGTAAATCAGATGTAACTGTAGGGACTAGTTTCCCGAAGGCAAAACAATCTTTGGGTTTAGATTCAGCTTCCCCTACATTTGAGGTCTATGTTGCAGGATCCTTCTCGGGCACTCCAATTATCTTAACTAAGACTTTGCAACTCAGTTTCCGTAAGAAGCAAATTAGGAAAGGCATGTTGGATTCTATACCAGAATATGAAGCAACTGAAAGCCTGGACCATGCCTCGTCCAGAATTCCCTTACAG TTGTCTGAATACTCAAATCACAAGCCAGAAAATGAAGACTGCAACCACTTTTACTCTGGAACAGAATATTTAGAAGGTGAAGATGCGGAACTCTCATGGTTCAATGCTGGCGTTAGGGTAGGTGTTGGCATCGGCCTAAGCATTTGTCTTGGAATTGGGATAGGCGTGGGATTGCTGGTTCAAACATATCAAGGCACGACACGCAACTTTAGAAGGCGGCTACCATAA